One genomic window of Muntiacus reevesi chromosome 4, mMunRee1.1, whole genome shotgun sequence includes the following:
- the MST1 gene encoding hepatocyte growth factor-like protein isoform X1, whose amino-acid sequence MGWLPLLLLLMWFSGAPGQRSPLNDFQVLRGTELQHLLHSVGPGTWQEDVANAEECAGRCGPLLDCRAFHYNLSSHGCQLLPWTQHSPHTRLQRSGRCDLFQKKNYVRTCIVDNGVEYRGTVAITVGGLPCQRWSHRFPNDHKFTPTLRNGLEENFCRNPDRDPGGPWCYTTDPAVRFQNCGIKSCREAACLWCNGEDYRGSVDRTESGRECQRWDLQHPHPHPFEPGKFLDKNLDDNYCRNPDGSERPWCYTTDPHMEREFCDLPRCDRPRSIQGSEAQPSQEATTLNCFRGKGEGYRGTVNTTAAGVPCQRWDAQLPHQHRFAPEKYPCKDLRENFCRNPDGSEAPWCFTSRPGMRMAFCYQIRRCTDDVRPEDCYHGAGELYRGSVSKTRKGIRCQNWSAETPHKPQFKHTSAPHAPLEENFCRNPDGDSHGPWCYTMDPGTPFDYCALRRCDDDQQSSILETADQVLFDKCGKRVTRVDPWRSKLRVVGGQPGNSPWTVSLRNRQGQHFCGGSLVKEQWVLTARQCFSSCHMSLVGYEVWLGTLFQDPQPGEPDLQRIPMAKMVCGPSGSQLVLLKLERPVILNQRVALICLPPERYVVPPGTSCEIAGWGETKGTGDDTVLNVALLNVISNQECNVKHRGRVRESEMCTAGLLAPVGACEGDYGGPLACFTHDCWVLQGIIIPNRVCARPRWPAIFMRVSVFVDWIHKVMRLG is encoded by the exons ATGGGGTGGCTGCCACTCCTGCTGCTTCTGATGTGGTTCTCAGGGGCCCCTG GGCAGCGCTCGCCCTTGAATGACTTCCAGGTGCTTCGGGGTACGGAGCTGCAACACCTGCTACACTCAGTGGGGCCCGGGACTTGGCAAGAAGATGTGGCAAATGCTGAGGAATGTGCAGGCCGCTGTGGGCCCCTCCTGGACTGCAG GGCCTTCCACTACAACTTGAGCAGCCATGGTTGCCAGTTGCTGCCATGGACCCAGCACTCACCTCATACACGACTGCAGCGTTCTGGGCGCTGTGACCTCTTCCAAAAGAAAA ACTATGTTCGCACCTGCATCGTGGACAACGGGGTCGAGTACCGGGGCACTGTGGCCATCACCGTGGGTGGCTTACCCTGCCAGCGCTGGAGCCACAGGTTTCCCAATGACCACAA GTTCACACCCACACTCCGGAACGGCTTGGAGGAGAACTTCTGCCGCAACCCGGACAGGGACCCTGGAGGTCCCTGGTGCTATACAACCGACCCTGCCGTGCGCTTCCAGAACTGCGGCATAAAGTCCTGCCGGGAGG CCGCTTGCCTTTGGTGCAATGGTGAGGATTACCGCGGCTCGGTGGACCGCACCGAGTCAGGACGCGAATGTCAACGCTGGGACCTGCAGCACCCGCATCCACACCCCTTCGAGCCGGGCAA GTTTCTGGACAAAAATCTGGACGACAACTATTGCCGAAATCCGGACGGCTCGGAGAGGCCCTGGTGCTATACCACCGACCCGCACATGGAGAGAGAGTTCTGCGACCTCCCCCGCTGCG ACCGGCCTCGGTCCATCCAAGGGTCCGAGGCACAGCCGAGCCAGGAAGCCACGACGCTCAACTGCTTCCGCGGGAAAGGCGAGGGCTACCGGGGCACAGTCAACACCACCGCCGCGGGCGTGCCCTGCCAGCGTTGGGATGCACAGCTCCCACATCAGCATCGCTTTGCGCCGGAAAAGTATCCGTGCAA GGACCTCCGGGAGAACTTCTGTCGAAACCCCGACGGATCGGAGGCGCCCTGGTGCTTCACATCGCGGCCTGGCATGCGCATGGCCTTCTGTTACCAGATCCGGCGCTGCACCGACGACGTGCGGCCCGAGG ACTGCTACCATGGCGCGGGGGAACTGTACCGCGGCTCTGTTAGTAAGACCCGAAAGGGCATTCGGTGTCAGAACTGGTCGGCTGAGACTCCGCATAAGCCGCA GTTCAAGCACACTTCTGCCCCACACGCGCCCCTGGAGGAGAACTTCTGCCGGAACCCAGACGGGGATAGTCACGGGCCCTGGTGCTACACCATGGACCCGGGGACTCCATTCGACTACTGTGCACTGCGGCGCTGTG ATGATGACCAACAGTCGTCCATCCTGGAGACTGCAG ACCAGGTGCTGTTTGATAAATGTGGCAAGAGAGTGACTCGAGTGGATCCGTGGCGCTCCAAGTTGCGTGTGGTTGGGGGCCAGCCTGGGAACTCACCCTGGACAGTCAGCTTGCGCAACCG GCAGGGCCAGCACTTCTGCGGAGGCTCCCTAGTGAAGGAGCAGTGGGTTCTGACTGCCCGGCAGTGCTTCTCCTCCTG CCATATGTCTCTCGTGGGCTATGAGGTGTGGCTGGGCACCCTGTTCCAGGACCCACAGCCTGGGGAGCCAGACCTGCAGCGCATCCCAATGGCCAAGATGGTCTGTGGGCCCTCTGGTTCCCAGCTTGTTCTGCTCAAGTTAGAGAG ACCCGTGATCCTGAACCAGCGCGTGGCCTTGATCTGCCTGCCCCCTGAGCGGTATGTGGTGCCTCCAGGCACCAGTTGTGAGATTGCAGGCTGGGGTGAGACCAAAG GTACAGGGGACGACACGGTCCTAAACGTGGCCCTCCTGAATGTCATCTCCAACCAAGAATGTAATGTCAAGCACCGAGGACGCGTAAGGGAGAGTGAGATGTGCACTGCAGGACTGCTGGCCCCTGTGGGAGCCTGTGAG GGTGACTACGGGGGCCCACTTGCCTGCTTTACTCATGACTGCTGGGTCCTGCAGGGAATTATAATCCCCAACCGAGTGTGCGCACGGCCCCGCTGGCCAGCCATCTTCATGCGTGTCTCTGTGTTTGTGGACTGGATTCACAAGGTCATGAGGCTGGGCTAG
- the MST1 gene encoding hepatocyte growth factor-like protein isoform X3, translated as MGWLPLLLLLMWFSGAPGQRSPLNDFQVLRGTELQHLLHSVGPGTWQEDVANAEECAGRCGPLLDCRAFHYNLSSHGCQLLPWTQHSPHTRLQRSGRCDLFQKKNYVRTCIVDNGVEYRGTVAITVGGLPCQRWSHRFPNDHKFTPTLRNGLEENFCRNPDRDPGGPWCYTTDPAVRFQNCGIKSCREAACLWCNGEDYRGSVDRTESGRECQRWDLQHPHPHPFEPGKFLDKNLDDNYCRNPDGSERPWCYTTDPHMEREFCDLPRCDRPRSIQGSEAQPSQEATTLNCFRGKGEGYRGTVNTTAAGVPCQRWDAQLPHQHRFAPEKYPCKFKHTSAPHAPLEENFCRNPDGDSHGPWCYTMDPGTPFDYCALRRCDDDQQSSILETADQVLFDKCGKRVTRVDPWRSKLRVVGGQPGNSPWTVSLRNRQGQHFCGGSLVKEQWVLTARQCFSSCHMSLVGYEVWLGTLFQDPQPGEPDLQRIPMAKMVCGPSGSQLVLLKLERPVILNQRVALICLPPERYVVPPGTSCEIAGWGETKGTGDDTVLNVALLNVISNQECNVKHRGRVRESEMCTAGLLAPVGACEGDYGGPLACFTHDCWVLQGIIIPNRVCARPRWPAIFMRVSVFVDWIHKVMRLG; from the exons ATGGGGTGGCTGCCACTCCTGCTGCTTCTGATGTGGTTCTCAGGGGCCCCTG GGCAGCGCTCGCCCTTGAATGACTTCCAGGTGCTTCGGGGTACGGAGCTGCAACACCTGCTACACTCAGTGGGGCCCGGGACTTGGCAAGAAGATGTGGCAAATGCTGAGGAATGTGCAGGCCGCTGTGGGCCCCTCCTGGACTGCAG GGCCTTCCACTACAACTTGAGCAGCCATGGTTGCCAGTTGCTGCCATGGACCCAGCACTCACCTCATACACGACTGCAGCGTTCTGGGCGCTGTGACCTCTTCCAAAAGAAAA ACTATGTTCGCACCTGCATCGTGGACAACGGGGTCGAGTACCGGGGCACTGTGGCCATCACCGTGGGTGGCTTACCCTGCCAGCGCTGGAGCCACAGGTTTCCCAATGACCACAA GTTCACACCCACACTCCGGAACGGCTTGGAGGAGAACTTCTGCCGCAACCCGGACAGGGACCCTGGAGGTCCCTGGTGCTATACAACCGACCCTGCCGTGCGCTTCCAGAACTGCGGCATAAAGTCCTGCCGGGAGG CCGCTTGCCTTTGGTGCAATGGTGAGGATTACCGCGGCTCGGTGGACCGCACCGAGTCAGGACGCGAATGTCAACGCTGGGACCTGCAGCACCCGCATCCACACCCCTTCGAGCCGGGCAA GTTTCTGGACAAAAATCTGGACGACAACTATTGCCGAAATCCGGACGGCTCGGAGAGGCCCTGGTGCTATACCACCGACCCGCACATGGAGAGAGAGTTCTGCGACCTCCCCCGCTGCG ACCGGCCTCGGTCCATCCAAGGGTCCGAGGCACAGCCGAGCCAGGAAGCCACGACGCTCAACTGCTTCCGCGGGAAAGGCGAGGGCTACCGGGGCACAGTCAACACCACCGCCGCGGGCGTGCCCTGCCAGCGTTGGGATGCACAGCTCCCACATCAGCATCGCTTTGCGCCGGAAAAGTATCCGTGCAA GTTCAAGCACACTTCTGCCCCACACGCGCCCCTGGAGGAGAACTTCTGCCGGAACCCAGACGGGGATAGTCACGGGCCCTGGTGCTACACCATGGACCCGGGGACTCCATTCGACTACTGTGCACTGCGGCGCTGTG ATGATGACCAACAGTCGTCCATCCTGGAGACTGCAG ACCAGGTGCTGTTTGATAAATGTGGCAAGAGAGTGACTCGAGTGGATCCGTGGCGCTCCAAGTTGCGTGTGGTTGGGGGCCAGCCTGGGAACTCACCCTGGACAGTCAGCTTGCGCAACCG GCAGGGCCAGCACTTCTGCGGAGGCTCCCTAGTGAAGGAGCAGTGGGTTCTGACTGCCCGGCAGTGCTTCTCCTCCTG CCATATGTCTCTCGTGGGCTATGAGGTGTGGCTGGGCACCCTGTTCCAGGACCCACAGCCTGGGGAGCCAGACCTGCAGCGCATCCCAATGGCCAAGATGGTCTGTGGGCCCTCTGGTTCCCAGCTTGTTCTGCTCAAGTTAGAGAG ACCCGTGATCCTGAACCAGCGCGTGGCCTTGATCTGCCTGCCCCCTGAGCGGTATGTGGTGCCTCCAGGCACCAGTTGTGAGATTGCAGGCTGGGGTGAGACCAAAG GTACAGGGGACGACACGGTCCTAAACGTGGCCCTCCTGAATGTCATCTCCAACCAAGAATGTAATGTCAAGCACCGAGGACGCGTAAGGGAGAGTGAGATGTGCACTGCAGGACTGCTGGCCCCTGTGGGAGCCTGTGAG GGTGACTACGGGGGCCCACTTGCCTGCTTTACTCATGACTGCTGGGTCCTGCAGGGAATTATAATCCCCAACCGAGTGTGCGCACGGCCCCGCTGGCCAGCCATCTTCATGCGTGTCTCTGTGTTTGTGGACTGGATTCACAAGGTCATGAGGCTGGGCTAG
- the MST1 gene encoding hepatocyte growth factor-like protein isoform X2 codes for MGWLPLLLLLMWFSGAPGQRSPLNDFQVLRGTELQHLLHSVGPGTWQEDVANAEECAGRCGPLLDCRAFHYNLSSHGCQLLPWTQHSPHTRLQRSGRCDLFQKKNYVRTCIVDNGVEYRGTVAITVGGLPCQRWSHRFPNDHKFTPTLRNGLEENFCRNPDRDPGGPWCYTTDPAVRFQNCGIKSCREAACLWCNGEDYRGSVDRTESGRECQRWDLQHPHPHPFEPGKFLDKNLDDNYCRNPDGSERPWCYTTDPHMEREFCDLPRCGSEAQPSQEATTLNCFRGKGEGYRGTVNTTAAGVPCQRWDAQLPHQHRFAPEKYPCKDLRENFCRNPDGSEAPWCFTSRPGMRMAFCYQIRRCTDDVRPEDCYHGAGELYRGSVSKTRKGIRCQNWSAETPHKPQFKHTSAPHAPLEENFCRNPDGDSHGPWCYTMDPGTPFDYCALRRCDDDQQSSILETADQVLFDKCGKRVTRVDPWRSKLRVVGGQPGNSPWTVSLRNRQGQHFCGGSLVKEQWVLTARQCFSSCHMSLVGYEVWLGTLFQDPQPGEPDLQRIPMAKMVCGPSGSQLVLLKLERPVILNQRVALICLPPERYVVPPGTSCEIAGWGETKGTGDDTVLNVALLNVISNQECNVKHRGRVRESEMCTAGLLAPVGACEGDYGGPLACFTHDCWVLQGIIIPNRVCARPRWPAIFMRVSVFVDWIHKVMRLG; via the exons ATGGGGTGGCTGCCACTCCTGCTGCTTCTGATGTGGTTCTCAGGGGCCCCTG GGCAGCGCTCGCCCTTGAATGACTTCCAGGTGCTTCGGGGTACGGAGCTGCAACACCTGCTACACTCAGTGGGGCCCGGGACTTGGCAAGAAGATGTGGCAAATGCTGAGGAATGTGCAGGCCGCTGTGGGCCCCTCCTGGACTGCAG GGCCTTCCACTACAACTTGAGCAGCCATGGTTGCCAGTTGCTGCCATGGACCCAGCACTCACCTCATACACGACTGCAGCGTTCTGGGCGCTGTGACCTCTTCCAAAAGAAAA ACTATGTTCGCACCTGCATCGTGGACAACGGGGTCGAGTACCGGGGCACTGTGGCCATCACCGTGGGTGGCTTACCCTGCCAGCGCTGGAGCCACAGGTTTCCCAATGACCACAA GTTCACACCCACACTCCGGAACGGCTTGGAGGAGAACTTCTGCCGCAACCCGGACAGGGACCCTGGAGGTCCCTGGTGCTATACAACCGACCCTGCCGTGCGCTTCCAGAACTGCGGCATAAAGTCCTGCCGGGAGG CCGCTTGCCTTTGGTGCAATGGTGAGGATTACCGCGGCTCGGTGGACCGCACCGAGTCAGGACGCGAATGTCAACGCTGGGACCTGCAGCACCCGCATCCACACCCCTTCGAGCCGGGCAA GTTTCTGGACAAAAATCTGGACGACAACTATTGCCGAAATCCGGACGGCTCGGAGAGGCCCTGGTGCTATACCACCGACCCGCACATGGAGAGAGAGTTCTGCGACCTCCCCCGCTGCG GGTCCGAGGCACAGCCGAGCCAGGAAGCCACGACGCTCAACTGCTTCCGCGGGAAAGGCGAGGGCTACCGGGGCACAGTCAACACCACCGCCGCGGGCGTGCCCTGCCAGCGTTGGGATGCACAGCTCCCACATCAGCATCGCTTTGCGCCGGAAAAGTATCCGTGCAA GGACCTCCGGGAGAACTTCTGTCGAAACCCCGACGGATCGGAGGCGCCCTGGTGCTTCACATCGCGGCCTGGCATGCGCATGGCCTTCTGTTACCAGATCCGGCGCTGCACCGACGACGTGCGGCCCGAGG ACTGCTACCATGGCGCGGGGGAACTGTACCGCGGCTCTGTTAGTAAGACCCGAAAGGGCATTCGGTGTCAGAACTGGTCGGCTGAGACTCCGCATAAGCCGCA GTTCAAGCACACTTCTGCCCCACACGCGCCCCTGGAGGAGAACTTCTGCCGGAACCCAGACGGGGATAGTCACGGGCCCTGGTGCTACACCATGGACCCGGGGACTCCATTCGACTACTGTGCACTGCGGCGCTGTG ATGATGACCAACAGTCGTCCATCCTGGAGACTGCAG ACCAGGTGCTGTTTGATAAATGTGGCAAGAGAGTGACTCGAGTGGATCCGTGGCGCTCCAAGTTGCGTGTGGTTGGGGGCCAGCCTGGGAACTCACCCTGGACAGTCAGCTTGCGCAACCG GCAGGGCCAGCACTTCTGCGGAGGCTCCCTAGTGAAGGAGCAGTGGGTTCTGACTGCCCGGCAGTGCTTCTCCTCCTG CCATATGTCTCTCGTGGGCTATGAGGTGTGGCTGGGCACCCTGTTCCAGGACCCACAGCCTGGGGAGCCAGACCTGCAGCGCATCCCAATGGCCAAGATGGTCTGTGGGCCCTCTGGTTCCCAGCTTGTTCTGCTCAAGTTAGAGAG ACCCGTGATCCTGAACCAGCGCGTGGCCTTGATCTGCCTGCCCCCTGAGCGGTATGTGGTGCCTCCAGGCACCAGTTGTGAGATTGCAGGCTGGGGTGAGACCAAAG GTACAGGGGACGACACGGTCCTAAACGTGGCCCTCCTGAATGTCATCTCCAACCAAGAATGTAATGTCAAGCACCGAGGACGCGTAAGGGAGAGTGAGATGTGCACTGCAGGACTGCTGGCCCCTGTGGGAGCCTGTGAG GGTGACTACGGGGGCCCACTTGCCTGCTTTACTCATGACTGCTGGGTCCTGCAGGGAATTATAATCCCCAACCGAGTGTGCGCACGGCCCCGCTGGCCAGCCATCTTCATGCGTGTCTCTGTGTTTGTGGACTGGATTCACAAGGTCATGAGGCTGGGCTAG